One Paenisporosarcina sp. FSL H8-0542 genomic region harbors:
- a CDS encoding spore germination protein, whose protein sequence is MSFFKKNSLHNYHVNESDQQLTSDINKNIHTIREYLCQTEDLMVKDMMFNNKDCTILFLDSMVKKDFLQSSVIGPILEMKSGEIQNVVKATELKCSSKISEVGASLLEGFCTILLEDDAIAKSVAVGEISARTIEEPVNERSIISSHDGFVENLGTNILLLRRRIKSPQLKVKFFTLGKLTNTKVSMVFIENLANKKILEEVERRITSIEVDQLLSIGEVEDYIEDNPYTPFPQMLSTERPDRAASYLTEGKIILLVDGSPRILILPITFFAFYQSPDDYNSRWLVGSFFRFIRFFSFIIAISLPAIYIAIVSFHSEVLPIGILYSIRVSLEYVPFHPLIEAFTMQIILELLKEASIRLPTPIAQTIGIVGGLVIGTAVVEANLVSNTMIVVIGLTAIASFIAPVNEMGTSARLLGFPVMIAASLFGFFGIVLALMVLVIHLCKLESFGMPYFAPFAPFNIADIKDTFVRLPFWKLNTRPTDSKPVYKKQQWHTRGWKKK, encoded by the coding sequence ATGAGTTTCTTTAAAAAAAATTCATTACACAATTATCATGTCAATGAAAGCGATCAACAACTTACTAGTGATATTAACAAAAATATACATACTATCCGAGAATATCTTTGTCAAACAGAAGACTTAATGGTTAAAGATATGATGTTTAATAACAAGGATTGCACTATTCTTTTTCTAGATTCGATGGTGAAAAAAGATTTTCTTCAATCTTCTGTTATAGGTCCTATATTGGAAATGAAATCAGGAGAAATTCAAAATGTAGTGAAGGCTACTGAATTGAAATGTTCTTCAAAAATTTCAGAAGTAGGGGCTAGTTTATTAGAAGGTTTCTGTACTATTTTATTAGAGGATGATGCGATTGCAAAGTCAGTCGCTGTAGGAGAAATTTCAGCGCGTACTATAGAAGAACCTGTTAATGAACGGAGTATTATAAGTTCTCATGATGGGTTTGTCGAAAATTTAGGTACTAATATTCTACTTTTGAGAAGGAGAATAAAAAGCCCTCAATTAAAAGTAAAATTTTTCACTTTAGGAAAACTTACAAATACGAAAGTAAGTATGGTGTTTATAGAAAATCTTGCAAATAAAAAAATTCTAGAAGAAGTTGAACGAAGAATTACTTCTATTGAAGTTGATCAACTACTTTCAATTGGCGAAGTAGAGGATTACATTGAGGACAATCCTTATACTCCTTTTCCTCAAATGTTGTCTACTGAAAGGCCTGATAGAGCTGCGTCGTACTTAACCGAAGGGAAAATCATATTACTTGTTGATGGTAGTCCTAGAATTTTAATTTTGCCAATTACTTTTTTTGCATTTTACCAATCGCCTGATGATTATAATAGTCGTTGGCTAGTAGGTTCTTTTTTTCGATTTATTCGCTTCTTTAGTTTTATCATTGCTATCAGTTTGCCGGCAATTTACATTGCCATCGTTTCTTTTCATTCTGAAGTACTTCCAATTGGAATTTTATATTCCATCAGGGTTTCATTAGAATACGTCCCCTTTCATCCTTTAATAGAAGCTTTTACGATGCAAATCATTCTTGAGTTACTAAAAGAAGCTTCCATTCGTTTACCTACTCCGATTGCTCAAACAATTGGTATTGTGGGGGGGCTTGTAATTGGGACAGCCGTAGTGGAAGCGAATTTAGTTTCAAATACGATGATTGTTGTAATTGGACTCACTGCCATAGCTTCATTCATAGCACCAGTAAATGAAATGGGAACCAGTGCTAGGTTATTGGGATTTCCTGTCATGATAGCCGCATCATTGTTCGGGTTTTTTGGAATTGTACTTGCATTAATGGTGCTCGTTATTCACCTTTGTAAATTAGAATCCTTTGGTATGCCTTACTTTGCGCCATTCGCACCTTTTAACATAGCGGACATAAAAGATACATTCGTGAGACTCCCTTTTTGGAAACTTAACACACGACCAACAGACTCCAAGCCCGTATACAAAAAACAACAATGGCATACACGGGGGTGGAAGAAGAAGTGA
- a CDS encoding endospore germination permease — protein sequence MEEEVITEKISITKFQLFFVLIQSQIGIGLFSLPNVVQESAKGDSWISIILAGIIVQFLLVVYWLLLKRFPNDTFTKITQNILGGFLGKILNFIFYFYFIMTGSLLTILMVKVIKLLLLPLTPNWAISLLLLITSIYLTVSNLKIIARFFVLASTLIIVLLFITLFTLILPKEIQFILPIGSSGIKNILIGSKSALLSKLGFEGLLFLYPFIIHNNKGVLKTISMANIFVTGFYTYLVFICLISFSPDQMNQIREPVLYLLRGLSYKMIDHVDLIFLSIWIVPMTTSIIAYLFLASKSISNEKKSYKKTVVINGILIFLISLIPHTDEITLLFSKYVTYLSYAVVFVIPALLLILSIIFKKHETGDTA from the coding sequence GTGGAAGAAGAAGTGATTACTGAAAAAATATCAATTACAAAGTTTCAGTTGTTTTTTGTATTAATTCAAAGTCAGATTGGTATTGGTCTTTTTTCTTTACCAAATGTTGTCCAAGAATCAGCAAAAGGGGACTCGTGGATATCGATCATTTTAGCAGGGATAATTGTCCAATTCTTGTTGGTTGTATATTGGTTATTATTAAAAAGATTTCCAAATGATACATTTACAAAAATAACCCAGAATATCCTTGGCGGTTTTTTGGGAAAAATATTAAATTTTATCTTTTACTTCTATTTTATTATGACCGGAAGTTTATTAACCATTCTAATGGTGAAAGTAATAAAATTACTATTATTGCCTTTAACGCCGAACTGGGCTATATCCTTGCTTTTATTAATCACCAGTATTTATTTGACCGTCAGCAATTTAAAAATAATAGCCAGATTTTTTGTTCTAGCTTCTACGCTGATAATCGTATTACTGTTTATTACTCTTTTTACTCTAATACTTCCGAAAGAGATTCAATTCATCCTTCCAATTGGGAGTTCAGGCATTAAAAACATTCTAATTGGCAGCAAGAGTGCATTATTATCGAAGTTGGGTTTTGAAGGATTATTGTTTTTATATCCCTTTATTATTCATAATAACAAAGGAGTATTAAAAACCATATCAATGGCAAATATCTTCGTCACAGGCTTCTACACCTATTTAGTCTTCATTTGTTTAATCAGTTTTAGTCCTGATCAAATGAATCAAATAAGAGAGCCAGTGTTATATCTTTTAAGGGGACTATCTTATAAAATGATTGATCACGTAGATTTGATTTTTCTCTCGATTTGGATTGTACCAATGACAACGTCAATTATTGCTTATTTATTCCTTGCAAGTAAAAGTATTAGTAATGAGAAAAAGTCTTATAAAAAGACTGTCGTGATAAATGGAATTCTTATATTTTTGATTTCACTTATTCCTCATACTGATGAAATCACGCTTCTTTTTAGCAAATATGTTACTTATTTAAGTTATGCCGTTGTCTTTGTCATTCCAGCTCTCTTATTAATTCTGTCAATCATATTTAAAAAGCATGAAACTGGTGATACAGCTTGA
- a CDS encoding Ger(x)C family spore germination protein, which translates to MRNRLLLILIIINIFLAGCWDQHQLVNKTLVNGISFDLTEEGKIHATVRALNIKSKGGGQFEIEDELVSAERPTLAGLGIDINSMTAGQVDFSQAHIILIGDELAQNGILQLLDPFYRGKDSNIVAKIAITKGKAEDIISSEKEKSPIAFFILQTIEEAEESTLLPEETIFTVWTNILTTGKDFILPYLEKGESDKIAIAGVALFNGDKFSGKTLSKEQSSLLLLLLDQLKKTNNMELMLNQASEEDRSIAFSTRKMKRNMEIKVDKTSGDITCNIDISIQIEVNTYPQNLTKDLNIKKLNKEISVELTNQAKEVIAILLQANCDAFGIGMRLANTHPDLWKKMNWDEDYKNVQIEPKVNVSIIKTGAVY; encoded by the coding sequence TTGAGAAACAGACTCTTACTAATTTTGATAATCATAAATATCTTTTTGGCAGGTTGTTGGGACCAACACCAGCTTGTTAATAAAACACTCGTAAACGGAATCAGTTTTGATTTAACAGAAGAAGGCAAAATACACGCTACAGTTCGAGCCTTGAATATAAAAAGTAAAGGAGGAGGACAATTTGAAATTGAAGATGAACTTGTGAGTGCTGAAAGACCTACTTTGGCGGGTTTAGGAATCGATATTAATAGCATGACAGCTGGGCAGGTGGATTTCAGTCAAGCACATATTATTTTAATCGGTGATGAATTGGCTCAAAATGGGATTCTTCAATTACTAGATCCTTTTTATCGAGGAAAAGACTCGAATATTGTAGCCAAAATTGCGATTACAAAAGGCAAAGCAGAAGATATCATATCTTCGGAAAAAGAAAAAAGCCCGATTGCATTCTTTATTTTACAAACGATTGAAGAAGCAGAGGAATCTACCTTATTACCAGAAGAAACTATTTTTACTGTATGGACAAACATTCTAACTACGGGCAAAGACTTTATCTTACCATATTTAGAAAAAGGAGAATCAGATAAAATTGCGATTGCTGGGGTAGCCCTTTTTAATGGAGATAAGTTTTCTGGAAAAACCTTATCAAAGGAGCAAAGCAGTTTATTATTACTATTACTCGATCAATTAAAAAAGACGAACAATATGGAACTCATGCTAAATCAAGCGAGTGAAGAAGATCGATCCATTGCTTTTTCTACACGGAAGATGAAAAGAAATATGGAGATAAAGGTAGACAAAACAAGTGGAGATATAACTTGTAACATAGATATTAGCATCCAAATAGAAGTGAATACCTATCCACAAAATCTCACTAAAGATTTAAATATAAAAAAATTAAATAAAGAAATTTCTGTAGAATTAACCAATCAGGCTAAGGAAGTAATAGCTATTCTTTTACAAGCAAATTGCGATGCATTTGGTATTGGAATGAGATTAGCTAATACACATCCTGACTTATGGAAGAAAATGAATTGGGATGAAGATTATAAAAATGTTCAAATAGAGCCAAAAGTAAATGTAAGTATTATAAAAACAGGTGCTGTCTATTAG
- a CDS encoding polysaccharide deacetylase family protein, translated as MRSRETRKQKRLKRGIVSLFGLVIVFSLIYLFIGMLKDFGDVNVARGSVNAQQQIKKPKNGTKEIANDDTNLSNDMKPPVEKPNEKKENNQTDPINPNPESDVIQTNNKQRSGKNQKVVYLTFDDGPSELTHQFLDVLNREQINATFFMVGDRINRYPNEVKRAVTEGNYVGAHSMTHDYHSLYKENQFVLEMQQTISIIKQVTGEDTTLVRAPYGSKPGLNLGLRNDSVEAGFKIWDWSVDTQDWRDSVNSSKVVNEVRRQTTKNIEVILFHENQSTLDALPEIINYLRTEEYEIKVYNPEEHFPLNFWDDGRL; from the coding sequence ATGAGATCTCGAGAAACGAGAAAACAAAAGAGATTAAAAAGAGGAATTGTAAGCCTGTTTGGGTTAGTAATTGTATTCTCACTCATTTACCTTTTCATTGGAATGTTAAAAGATTTTGGAGATGTAAATGTAGCAAGAGGTTCAGTGAATGCACAGCAGCAAATAAAGAAACCGAAAAATGGCACCAAAGAGATAGCAAACGACGATACAAACCTTTCAAATGATATGAAACCACCTGTGGAGAAACCAAATGAAAAAAAAGAAAATAACCAAACTGATCCAATTAATCCAAACCCAGAAAGTGATGTAATTCAAACAAATAACAAACAACGCTCTGGCAAAAATCAGAAAGTCGTCTATTTGACATTCGATGATGGACCTAGTGAGTTGACACACCAATTTCTTGACGTATTAAATAGGGAACAAATAAATGCGACTTTCTTTATGGTTGGAGACCGTATAAATCGCTATCCCAATGAAGTGAAACGTGCCGTTACCGAAGGTAATTATGTCGGAGCTCACAGTATGACGCATGACTATCATAGCCTTTATAAAGAAAATCAATTTGTACTAGAAATGCAACAAACAATCTCCATTATCAAACAAGTGACAGGTGAAGATACCACTTTAGTACGCGCCCCTTATGGATCGAAACCAGGTTTGAATTTAGGACTTCGCAATGATTCAGTTGAAGCAGGATTTAAAATTTGGGATTGGAGTGTGGATACACAGGATTGGAGGGATTCTGTTAACTCTTCAAAAGTTGTAAATGAAGTAAGAAGGCAAACAACAAAAAATATTGAAGTCATTTTATTCCATGAAAATCAATCGACTTTGGACGCACTTCCAGAAATTATTAACTATTTAAGAACCGAAGAATATGAAATTAAGGTATATAATCCCGAAGAACATTTCCCATTAAATTTCTGGGACGATGGGCGTCTTTAA
- a CDS encoding N-acetylmuramoyl-L-alanine amidase — MRKRKNKNGYIFLLVMAFIVVFSIIKLQGNGMMGNNEGLAKESSVKIVNSAEASSENKVKTTTKILTGKTIVIDPGHGGGDIGASGQNGTIEKDVTLTMSKNIQNNLEERTGATVILTRKDDVKVSLEDRVKVAEEENADLFVSIHFDAFFTNDVEGITTYYNNTDEPIAKLIHENIFKNGLDARNRGVRLGDLYVLRENSRPAILLELGFISNSKDEARMTSEEFQKNTANSIVDGIIDSLR; from the coding sequence ATGCGAAAGAGAAAGAATAAGAACGGATATATTTTTTTATTAGTAATGGCATTTATAGTGGTATTTTCTATCATAAAACTTCAAGGTAATGGAATGATGGGAAATAATGAAGGTTTAGCTAAAGAATCTTCTGTAAAGATTGTGAATTCAGCTGAAGCATCTTCTGAAAATAAAGTAAAAACTACTACAAAGATCTTAACAGGTAAAACAATCGTAATTGATCCCGGTCATGGCGGAGGGGATATTGGTGCAAGTGGACAGAATGGAACAATTGAAAAAGATGTAACATTAACAATGTCTAAAAATATTCAAAATAATTTAGAGGAACGTACTGGTGCTACTGTTATTTTAACCCGTAAAGACGATGTGAAAGTATCACTTGAAGATCGTGTGAAAGTTGCAGAAGAAGAGAATGCAGATCTGTTCGTTAGTATACACTTTGATGCCTTTTTTACAAATGATGTTGAAGGCATTACAACTTATTATAATAATACGGACGAGCCTATAGCGAAATTAATACATGAAAATATATTTAAAAATGGACTAGATGCTAGAAATCGTGGAGTAAGATTAGGAGACCTTTATGTATTAAGAGAAAACTCAAGACCAGCCATCTTACTTGAGCTTGGGTTCATCTCAAATTCAAAAGATGAAGCGCGTATGACTTCAGAAGAGTTTCAAAAAAACACGGCAAATTCAATTGTTGATGGAATAATCGATTCTTTAAGATAA